In one Hyphomicrobium sp. 99 genomic region, the following are encoded:
- a CDS encoding HK97 family phage prohead protease has translation MTEHFLLPASLSKRSRALPLEAKALDDGVFEGYASLFNREDLGHDVIAPGAFRDSLLNRGAARIKMLFQHDPAEPIGVWDEIREDARGLFVRGRLTTAVSKAREVLELMRAGALDGLSIGFKTVKARRDAATGVRRLEKVDLWEISVVTFPMLPGARVQSVKTRPFVASAPTEREFERWLTRDAGLTRMEARAVLRSGFHGLKALRDAGRTFGNDATLASRFRKAARLMAQA, from the coding sequence ATGACCGAACACTTTCTGCTGCCCGCTTCGCTGTCGAAACGGAGCCGGGCGTTGCCGCTCGAGGCAAAGGCCCTCGATGATGGCGTGTTCGAAGGCTACGCGAGCCTCTTCAATCGCGAGGACTTAGGCCACGACGTCATTGCGCCCGGCGCATTTCGCGACAGCCTGCTCAATCGCGGCGCCGCGCGCATCAAGATGCTGTTCCAGCACGATCCGGCCGAGCCGATCGGCGTCTGGGATGAAATACGCGAAGATGCGCGCGGCCTCTTCGTACGCGGACGATTGACGACGGCAGTCTCCAAGGCGCGCGAAGTATTGGAGTTGATGCGCGCGGGCGCGCTCGACGGGCTTTCGATCGGCTTCAAGACGGTGAAAGCGCGGCGCGATGCGGCAACCGGCGTGCGTCGTCTCGAGAAAGTCGATCTCTGGGAAATTTCGGTCGTCACGTTTCCGATGCTGCCGGGCGCGCGCGTCCAAAGTGTGAAGACGCGGCCGTTCGTGGCCAGCGCGCCGACCGAACGAGAATTCGAGCGCTGGCTCACGCGGGATGCTGGGCTAACGCGGATGGAGGCGCGGGCGGTGCTCCGCTCGGGCTTCCACGGTCTCAAGGCTTTGCGGGATGCAGGCCGGACCTTCGGCAACGACGCTACGCTCGCTTCTCGTTTCCGGAAAGCGGCGCGGCTGATGGCACAAGCGTAA
- a CDS encoding phage major capsid protein, which yields MTNTTTLETKGAGGETARAFEEFLEAFEAFKETNDQRLAEIEQRGTTDTLVAEKLARIEETLDSTKRVADNLALKSARPHLAGGAASTSDLAHKSAFDGYVRRGDAQRLARIEEKALSAGTGADGGYLVPAETEAAVNRALKAISPMRAISGIRQVSGSVYKRPFATGGADTGWVAETASRSQTTAPSLAELQFPTMELYAMPAASQTLLDDTIVNIDEWLAEEVRLAFAAQEGTAFITGDGSNKPKGLLSYDTVANGSWAWGKLGFIATGAAGAFPTSNPGDKLLDLVYATKAPYRANGTFLMSRATVSAVRKLKDGQGNYLWQPANGPGEWPSLLGYPVAESEDMPAIGADALGIAFGDFSRGYLIVDRAGIRVLRDPYTAKPYVLFYTTKRVGGGVQDFDAIKLLKFAA from the coding sequence ATGACCAACACGACCACCCTCGAAACGAAGGGGGCGGGCGGAGAAACCGCGCGCGCCTTCGAAGAATTTCTCGAAGCATTCGAAGCCTTCAAGGAAACGAACGATCAGCGGCTGGCTGAGATCGAACAGCGCGGCACGACGGATACGCTCGTCGCCGAGAAGCTGGCGCGCATCGAGGAAACCCTCGATTCCACGAAGCGCGTCGCCGATAACCTGGCGCTGAAATCGGCGCGTCCGCATCTCGCAGGCGGCGCGGCATCAACGTCCGATCTCGCGCACAAATCGGCATTCGACGGCTACGTCCGCCGCGGCGATGCGCAACGTCTCGCCCGCATCGAAGAGAAAGCACTATCCGCGGGCACCGGCGCTGACGGCGGCTATCTCGTCCCGGCCGAGACGGAAGCAGCGGTCAATCGCGCGCTCAAAGCCATCTCGCCGATGCGTGCGATCTCCGGTATCCGCCAGGTCTCAGGCTCCGTCTATAAGCGACCATTCGCGACGGGCGGCGCCGACACAGGCTGGGTCGCCGAAACGGCCTCGCGTTCGCAGACGACCGCGCCGTCGCTCGCCGAACTGCAGTTCCCGACGATGGAGCTTTACGCGATGCCTGCCGCATCGCAGACGCTGCTCGACGATACCATCGTCAACATCGACGAGTGGCTGGCGGAAGAAGTTCGTCTCGCATTCGCCGCGCAGGAAGGAACAGCCTTCATCACCGGCGATGGCAGCAACAAGCCGAAGGGCCTCTTGAGCTACGATACCGTCGCCAACGGCTCATGGGCCTGGGGCAAGCTCGGCTTCATCGCGACAGGCGCGGCAGGTGCGTTCCCGACGAGCAATCCCGGCGACAAGCTGCTCGATCTCGTCTACGCGACGAAGGCGCCGTACCGCGCTAACGGCACGTTCCTGATGAGCCGCGCGACAGTCTCCGCCGTGCGCAAACTGAAGGACGGCCAGGGCAACTATCTCTGGCAGCCCGCAAATGGGCCGGGCGAATGGCCGTCGCTTCTCGGCTATCCGGTCGCTGAAAGCGAAGACATGCCGGCGATTGGCGCCGATGCGCTCGGTATCGCGTTCGGGGATTTCTCGCGCGGCTATCTCATCGTCGACCGCGCGGGCATTCGCGTGCTGCGCGATCCCTACACCGCCAAACCCTACGTGCTCTTCTACACGACGAAGCGCGTCGGCGGCGGCGTCCAGGACTTCGACGCGATCAAGCTTCTGAAGTTCGCCGCTTGA